From the genome of Mesorhizobium japonicum MAFF 303099, one region includes:
- the ccoG gene encoding cytochrome c oxidase accessory protein CcoG → MLDNTQVERLEAEAVNSAKVRQPLYAARKKVFPKRASGSFRQFKWLVMAITLGIYYLTPWLRWDRGPFAPDQAVLLDVANRRFYFFFIEIWPQEFYYVAGLLVMAGVGLFLITSTVGRAWCGYTCPQTVWVDLFLVVERAIEGDRNARMKLDAGPWTARKLVLRVSKHAIWLVIGAATGGAWIFYFADAPTLAGELFTGTAAPVAYITVAVLTATTYTFGGLMREQVCTYMCPWPRIQAAMLDENSLTVTYNDWRGEPRSRHAKKVLAAGQPVGDCVDCNACVAVCPMGIDIRDGQQLECITCALCIDACDGVMDKLGREHGLISYATLSDYNANMMLATAGGSGSVNPSLVRTADGLFSDKVAHFHIRKIFRPRTYVYMGLWSLIGLGVVYSLLTRDRLGVNVLHDRNPQFVTLSDGSIRNGYTVKLLNMIPEPRTIVVTMQGLPGADMSVVGDDIPAGRSFAIPVEPDRLKVLKVFVRQPAGQIQGTAQTFTFRVEDKASFESDEYTATFNAPEIAR, encoded by the coding sequence GTGCTGGACAATACGCAGGTAGAACGGCTCGAGGCAGAGGCGGTCAACTCCGCCAAAGTGCGCCAGCCATTGTATGCTGCGCGCAAGAAGGTTTTCCCCAAGCGTGCATCGGGCAGCTTCCGCCAGTTCAAATGGCTGGTGATGGCGATCACGCTCGGCATTTACTATCTGACGCCGTGGTTGCGATGGGATCGCGGCCCGTTCGCCCCGGACCAGGCGGTGCTGCTCGATGTCGCCAACCGGCGCTTCTACTTCTTCTTCATCGAAATATGGCCACAGGAATTCTACTATGTGGCCGGCCTTCTGGTCATGGCCGGCGTCGGCCTCTTCCTGATCACGTCGACGGTCGGGCGCGCCTGGTGCGGCTATACGTGCCCGCAGACCGTTTGGGTCGATCTGTTCCTGGTCGTCGAGCGCGCCATCGAGGGCGACCGCAACGCTCGCATGAAGCTCGATGCCGGACCCTGGACCGCCCGCAAGCTCGTGCTGCGGGTCTCGAAACACGCCATCTGGCTGGTCATAGGCGCGGCCACCGGCGGCGCCTGGATCTTCTATTTCGCCGATGCGCCGACGCTGGCCGGCGAACTCTTCACCGGCACGGCGGCTCCCGTCGCCTACATCACCGTCGCCGTACTGACGGCGACGACCTATACGTTCGGCGGGTTGATGCGCGAGCAGGTCTGCACCTATATGTGCCCGTGGCCGCGCATCCAGGCCGCCATGCTCGACGAGAACTCCCTCACCGTCACCTACAATGACTGGCGCGGCGAACCGCGCTCGCGCCACGCCAAGAAGGTGCTCGCGGCGGGCCAGCCTGTCGGCGACTGCGTCGACTGCAATGCCTGCGTCGCGGTCTGCCCGATGGGGATCGACATCCGCGACGGCCAGCAGCTCGAATGCATCACCTGCGCGCTCTGCATCGACGCTTGCGACGGCGTCATGGACAAGCTCGGCAGGGAGCATGGGTTGATCTCCTACGCGACGCTCTCCGACTACAATGCCAACATGATGCTGGCGACCGCCGGGGGCTCGGGTTCAGTCAATCCTTCGCTGGTCCGAACCGCTGACGGCCTGTTCTCCGACAAGGTGGCCCATTTCCACATTCGCAAAATCTTTCGACCGCGCACCTACGTCTACATGGGCCTGTGGTCGCTGATCGGCCTGGGCGTGGTGTATTCGTTGCTGACGCGCGACCGGCTCGGAGTGAACGTGCTCCACGACCGCAATCCGCAGTTCGTCACCCTGTCCGATGGCTCCATCCGCAACGGCTACACCGTCAAGCTGCTCAACATGATCCCGGAGCCAAGGACGATCGTCGTCACGATGCAAGGCTTGCCAGGAGCTGACATGAGCGTGGTCGGCGACGATATCCCCGCAGGCCGTTCTTTCGCCATCCCGGTCGAACCCGACCGGCTGAAGGTGCTGAAGGTTTTCGTGCGCCAGCCGGCGGGTCAGATCCAGGGCACCGCGCAAACCTTCACGTTCCGGGTCGAGGACAAGGCGAGCTTCGAGTCCGACGAATACACCGCCACCTTCAACGCACCGGAGATCGCCAGATGA
- the ccoP gene encoding cytochrome-c oxidase, cbb3-type subunit III: protein MSTEHIDDVSGISTTGHEWDGIKELNNPLPRWWVITFYITIAWAIGYTIAYPAWPMLSSATSGLLGYSSRNDVKNELAAAELAKGKYVAAIQSKTVSEIAADDALREFAVAAGGATFKVNCVQCHGSGAQGSKGFPNLNDDDWLWGGKADQIQQTITHGIRFASDPDTRISEMPAFGDIITPEQIAQVSAYVASLSGKVQDTSLVEPGAKVFAENCVACHGANAKGNREFGAPDLTDAIWLYGSGEAAIAAQVRAPKHGVMPAWIDRLGETRVKELAVYVHSLGGGE, encoded by the coding sequence ATGAGCACAGAGCATATCGACGACGTGTCGGGCATCTCGACGACCGGTCATGAGTGGGACGGCATCAAGGAACTCAACAACCCTCTTCCCCGGTGGTGGGTGATAACCTTTTACATCACCATCGCCTGGGCGATCGGCTACACCATCGCCTATCCGGCATGGCCGATGCTGTCTTCCGCGACGAGTGGGCTGCTCGGCTATTCGAGCCGAAATGACGTCAAGAACGAGCTGGCGGCGGCCGAACTTGCGAAGGGCAAGTATGTCGCGGCAATTCAATCGAAGACCGTATCCGAGATTGCCGCTGACGATGCGTTGCGTGAATTCGCGGTCGCGGCCGGCGGGGCGACATTCAAGGTCAATTGCGTTCAGTGTCATGGCTCGGGCGCACAAGGGTCCAAGGGCTTTCCCAACCTGAACGACGACGACTGGCTGTGGGGCGGCAAGGCCGACCAGATCCAACAGACGATCACACACGGCATCCGCTTCGCGTCCGACCCGGATACGCGCATCTCCGAGATGCCGGCCTTTGGCGACATCATCACGCCCGAGCAGATCGCGCAGGTCAGCGCCTACGTGGCGAGCCTCTCCGGTAAGGTCCAGGACACAAGTCTGGTCGAGCCCGGCGCCAAGGTCTTCGCGGAAAACTGCGTGGCCTGTCATGGCGCCAACGCGAAAGGCAACAGGGAGTTCGGCGCCCCCGATCTGACCGATGCCATCTGGCTCTACGGGTCCGGCGAGGCAGCCATCGCCGCCCAGGTTCGCGCGCCGAAACATGGTGTGATGCCGGCCTGGATTGACCGTCTCGGCGAGACCAGGGTCAAGGAGCTCGCAGTCTACGTGCATTCGCTTGGCGGTGGAGAATAG
- a CDS encoding cbb3-type cytochrome c oxidase subunit 3 — MDYNLMREFADSWGLLAMALFFVGCIAFALRPGGRSQAEEAARIPLKDD, encoded by the coding sequence ATGGATTACAATCTGATGCGGGAATTCGCCGACAGCTGGGGCCTGCTGGCCATGGCGCTCTTTTTTGTCGGCTGCATTGCCTTCGCACTTCGGCCGGGCGGCCGCAGCCAAGCAGAAGAAGCCGCCCGCATCCCCCTCAAGGACGACTGA